Below is a genomic region from Jiangella gansuensis DSM 44835.
CGGTACGCCGCCAGCAGTGTTCCCGGCTCCAGGTCGGCACCGAACGCGACGAGATCGTCGTCGCCGGATGTGCTGGGCAGGTCCCACCGGGTCGGCGGCGGCTCGACGGGCACTACGGACTCCCTCCGGCGCGATGCGACGTCTCCGGCCTCATCGACAGGGTAGTCCGCCGGGCGACGGATCCCCGGCTACGTGGCGCGGCACGTAGCATGAAGACATGGGTGTGCGTCGGACTGTAGGCACGTGGGCCGGAACCGTCGCCGCGCGGCGCGCGGCTCCGGTGATGGCCGCACGCGGTGCACAGCAGTTCATGAACCGGGCCATCGAGGGGTTTCCGGGTTTCCCCGGTGCTCGTGAGGTGGCCCGTCGCCACCTGGACAGGCGCGGTGACGTGGAGCGGGCCATCCGCGACGTCATCGAGCAGCACGTCCGGCTCGCCGGAGTCCAGGGCTTCGTCACGAACGTCGGCGGTGTCGTCACCATGCCGGTGACGGTGCCGGCCAACATGGCCGGAATCGCCGTGCTGCACCTGCGCATGGCGGCCACCATCGCCCACCTGCGTGGGCACGACATCTCGGATCCGCGGGTGCGTACCGCCGCCCTGATGACGCTGCTGGGCAAGGA
It encodes:
- a CDS encoding EcsC family protein, whose translation is MGVRRTVGTWAGTVAARRAAPVMAARGAQQFMNRAIEGFPGFPGAREVARRHLDRRGDVERAIRDVIEQHVRLAGVQGFVTNVGGVVTMPVTVPANMAGIAVLHLRMAATIAHLRGHDISDPRVRTAALMTLLGKDGVEEALRGRDLPARPFDVATGLHEPDPAVVERTVAAVTSQLVARIGGKHATLAMVRRVPVLGGAVSAGVDAFSTYAIGRFADGEFPANVTVERA